A single region of the Nicotiana sylvestris chromosome 6, ASM39365v2, whole genome shotgun sequence genome encodes:
- the LOC104239649 gene encoding uncharacterized protein, whose translation MRRMLMISVGCKWKEWKHEAKMIGYEPYNNDIERLAKCPDKVEEDQWRALVHYWSSNEAKENSERNKESRRKLSMPHTSGRKSHSQSIDDMTKKNGVKSSRIEVFIETHTRKSKQPINEIADKTMKEMDELAKVYPELNVPGSAPNDVYAQVMGPDTHGNVRTLGK comes from the exons ATGAGACGTATGTTGATGATATCGGTTGGATGTAAATGGAAAGAATGGAAGCATGAAGCAAAAATGATTGGTTATGAGCCATACAACAACGATATCGAGCGCTTAGCTAAATGTCCAGACAAGGTAGAAGAAGACCAGTGGCGTGCATTAGTTCATTATTGGAGCTCTAATGAAGCAAAG GAAAATAGCGAGAGGAACAAAGAAAGTCGAAGGAAGTTGAGTATGCCACACACATCAGGAAGAAAAAGTCATTCTCAAAGTATCGATGAT ATGACAAAGAAGAATGGTGTAAAATCAAGTCGTATCGAAGTATTCATAGAAACACATACGAGAAAGAGTAAACAACCAATTAATGAGATAGCTGATAAAACTATG AAAGAAATGGATGAACTTGCTAAGGTGTATCCTGAGTTAAATGTCCCTGGAAGTGCTCCCAATGATGTGTATGCACAGGTTATGGGACCAGACACTCATGGAAATGTTCGAACATTAGGAAAATGA